The stretch of DNA CACATGATCAGCTATGACGCAGAGCAGAAAGAGGCCAAGAAGAAAGGAGGGAAAGATGGACAGATTACCGGAGAGGCTGGCAGAAAAATTGGGACAACACCGTGGTCGAGGttcaacaaataacaaaaatgacacacaaaGGCATTGACCTGGTTCGCTGTGCTACTGCTTTACAATTTGAGTCTCATTCCCTTCATTATTCTTTATGTCATTCTCTGAGAGGAGAGGGCTGTAGCCATATAAGGAAACATTCGTGAGCGAGAGTCTAAGAGAGAAAGGGGTGGGAGACTGAGAGagatgcagagagagaaagagagaaggggaGAAAGATGCGATAGGAGGACTGAATGGAATGAGTGGAGAAAATTCTTGTGCTGACATACCCAAACATATTGGCCAAATCATCAAGCAACTGCATCTTTAATAGGCTTAAGTAAATCCTCTCTGATCATAGCTAAACCAGACACATCAGGCCTAACAGCTGGGATACAAATAAAAAGATGAGATTGCCAGAGTATTAATTTCATGCTTTCACAGTGCATTCACCTGTTATTGTCTCCAGAGGAGAGCGTCCTTGTTTCACCAACAAGCAATGCTCACTAAAAGCCTCAGGTCTTATCTGATACTTTTGTTGAGTTACAAGGTATACCCTGGGTTGGACAAAGGTGCAAAGTGACTGTGCTGACACTGAGGGAAAGGACGAGAACAGTCACAGGACGGGAACAGTCACAGGACGGTTATTGTGTGATATATCCATATGCCTCCTTATCAGAAGGTGGGTGGAAGAGAGCACCTTTGTTTGCCTCATGAGTGCTAGGCAGGAACACAGGGGGGTGGACTATGTGAGGCAGGCCATTGTTATATGATACCAGAAGGTGGGTATCAGAGCTACTGGTCACAAGACACATAGACGAGAGAAAAGAAGGGCTGgactaagacacacacacacacacacgcacgcgcacacacacaagtttggCTTCAACTAAACACctcataaaaaaaactgaaaagtgggtaGGGCAGAGATAAGAGACATAAGGAAATAGTCTAGGCTATAAGCTGCAGTCAGGTCAGGTAACAAGTGCACAAAGTTGGCACAGATGAAAGGAGGACTTAGAACAGCTCAAATAACATCATATGCCAACATGAAGAAGAAGACTGTAGGGCGGCTTGTACTAAATCTGTCTGTTAAGCAACAGGCAGCTATAATAAATGTTGTGATATCACATGATGGGCACGGCTTTTGAGCTACGTGTTCACAGCCACGCAAGCACTGCTTTGTCTAAAAACCGTGCTGACTTTCACGTTTGtccttctgcttatctgggtttATTTAAACTGCTGGATGATCTTTCAGTTAGAGGATCGTACATTAAATGATAACTCCTCAACTAGAGAAACTTTGCCAGCTCcagaaaattcatttttaaatgcatattgCAGTTTAATACCAAGTTAACTGTAACTCTTTAtctattatttatatttaattatattttattgtattttaataataataaagaggtCAGTAAAAATTAAATCCCATTGTGTCTTTGTGGGTAAACAGTGGACTTTATCAACAGCACTGAGGACAGTTGgcatatgacacacacacaaacaagaggaATAAGTCACCCTCACCCCCAAAAACTGCGTTTCCAAAAAATTTGAACATAGCAATGAATCCACTGGTGACCCTCAAAGCTGCTATCTGAGCCACCTTTCATTGCTTGTGCAAAGCCAAATACCCTCCACTGCTACTACACAAGTTATATGAATCattatgtttgcagatgacaccagTGGCGTTGGTCAGATTTTAAGTAACAATGATGGATCATTGCAGGAGGAAGCCAAGGATCTTCCAGTTGGGTGGGCTATCAGTTTAAAGCAAACCAATGCACAAAAGAACTTTAATGAATTGAATGAAAGTAGTCTCTCACTTTTTTTGTGTATTCATATTTCATACTCaatagtagtttttttttataaattagcTTTTAATACCAATCATTTATCCATTTCATGCCAAGGTTGAAATCTATCCCAGCGGACAACAGCTGAGAGTTTTGATAAAGGGTGCCAGTCCAACACAGATATCAACTGCCAATTTAGGATCACCAactaacctaacatgcatgtttttgatCTGTggcaggaagaacatgcaaactccacacagaaagcctgCAAGCAGGTTTGCACCCATAACCTTTTTTGCTTTATGGCACCAGTGCTAACCGCAGAGCCACCATGCTGCTCCCCAGTCATACAAGTCTTCTGTGTCCATCAGTGTGGAAGCATAGCACAACGCAGCTACACAATGATCTGGAAGCTCACCTCCTCCATTCTTGTAGCACAGGTAAGGGAACCGCCACACGTTGCCCAAGCCAACAGCAAAACCCACGCAGGACATGATGAAGTCCATTTGTCTGGTCCAGGTTTCTCTCTCCGCTGCTGGTACTGTTACAGACCCATTTCCAGCCCCGGCCACAGCATCGTCCTGGGTCTGCGGTGGGCCAACCCCTCCGCCCTCATCACACCCTGAGCCCACCCCAGGCACAGGCACCAGAGGGCGAGCTGACCCGCTGCCCTCCTCCTCGGACAGGGTCCCTGTGTCCAGCTGGGGAACACTGATTTCACCTGGACAGAAGAACAGggttcagataaaaaaaaaatatattaaaggaaGCATGAAGATAAGGAAATGAGTGTGACTGAATGACATTAATATAACAACAGCATGAAATATTACAACACATCATCTGGGGACACATTCAGATCTTGTTGCACGTCAGCACTGGAGACAGATCAACTACAGTCTCTTAGACCACACTTGCGCTGAATGAAGAGAGGCTGTATGCTTTCCATTCATTAAAATGGTCAGGACAACCTTGGCCAGTTATTACATACCTTCCCCCCAGCGGTAAGAGGAtcataatacattttaatatatagATTCAGGagaattttttgtgtgtgtgaaaattgCCCACATCCAGTTGCAGTTATACTGTCATCACTGCACCCTCCCCCGAAGTTCATTCTCTCTGTCTCAGTCTCACATACAGACTGATTAGTGTGCTGCGGTACAACACAGCAAAGAGCTGCCTTAAGGTACATCTCAAGCTCCCCTGTTGCTTACaaagctttttgcttttttttttttttttattaaatgcacCACTCAAACACAGACTCAGACACAAATAAATGTAACGTGGCACTTGGTGCCTTTCCATCATATTAGTGTGAGCCACTCTTTGCTGGATTCAAAGGCAGATGAATCCAGATCAGAGCAGTTTGAGGGGGTGTGTGAACAGAGGATGGGAAAAGAGTAGGGGAAGGTAAAGGATGTAAGCATCTATGAAGCAACCTAAAAAAGAGGATAACTGTGATTGATGTATCATTTGCGCGAAGAAGAGCTCACACTCAAGAATAAATGTGTTCTTGAGTGTGGCAAACTGGCTGTGCTTTAAAACGATTTGAGCTCTTCAGACTCGCTTCTGGTGccatgtttatatttatatgtcctttttgtacaatgtaGTGAGATGATGTAGTGAGAAAAACAGATCTGAAGTATAAATGCAGCTGGTGTTGGCTGCTTTTACCCCCACCTAATAATGTTAAAGCTGTGGCAGACGCAGGGATTGTTTCAATTCACCTGcatgtgtttatggtttagcCAGCGGTTGCCTCATATAGTACCTAAAAAGTCCTTTTTAAGCAGCGGATGTCGTACGTCATACTCACCTTGGCTGTTCTCTTCCAACTCAGGTGACATGTTGTTGAGTCGCGGCACAAAATGTACGTGTATATGTTTTTCAAAAAGAGcaagctgtttttatttagcCAGAGGGAGCTGAAGTTTTTAAATGCCCGGCCAAGGAGGGACCCGGTGGGCTCAGGGGCAGACAGGGATTTGTAAACCACACTGTGCAGTGCTCCAGTTGTCTTTTGATTTTCTGAGTTTATTAATATCCCCcttcctggaaaaaaaatctcagttttttttttcttttttaaaaaaatatctcacGTTGGAAGCCCTCAGCTCAGCCAAGAGATGGAAATTTTCACAAAGCGCCGCGGTCAGTTCAGCCGTTGACAGGAGGAGATTCAAAAGCAGTCCACGAAGCACTTGAAGGTAAGCCTGAAGAATCTCATGGATAAGAGCTAAATGAAAATGATACTGCGCCTAAGAGGAATGATTTTTGTGTTGAAATTGCCCAGTTAGAAGTCCATTATCCTGAACTGGATGCCGCAATTCGACGGACGAAGAATGTGATCTGCTCCACGATCCGTTAGCTGTAAACGACGGTCCCTCCGCCTCCTCCCGCCGCCAGCTGACGTGATTGGCCAAAGCGCGCCCAGTGCGGTGCGCACAGCATCAGCAGCACAGCACAACTACGGTATGTGAGCCCGACGAGCGTGAGCCTGTGAGTCCGGAGTCAGGGCAACAGAAGCAATCTCTATACATGCGTCCCCACACGTATTTAGAAATCTGCCACGACagtgtagcaaaaaaaaaaaaaaaaaaaaatcacacgtAAAAATGTATCCATTTCCAAGGTCCACCCGAGCTGTCTGTATTTACAACATGTATTTACAACATGTCTGTCAAAATATTgtgattttcagtcatttatagGCAATCAATTTCCAGGTTTGTGCACTCAGAGGTACGCATTTACTGATTTCGccagaaattcagttttatgtaAGCGTTTGCAGATTATCATTCACTGTCAGAGGTCTGTCTATGCAGTTACATATCTGTGGCTTTATTGTTCCTCAATACACATCAAACATAAATATGgatttagatattttttgaacatttagaaataatttttactttatacaggaaacatttttaatgtagGGCTGCTTAGACTGTTAATGATGATCTTGGTATTTGGGAGATCTGAAAAATTACAAgaggtttgtttttggttttcatttagTTTGGTTTTCATGAGATTTATGAGGTTACACACGCACAGCTCCTTTCTGACCAGAAAGTGCAAGTGCCATCACCCAACGTCAGTGACACATATGCGCTGACGCATCAATAGCTTATCCAAAGGAACCGGTGCCGACAAACCCATGTAGATCACAGCTAGCTCATAGTCAAAGGTACAGAAATCACTGTACTTGAAGTTGGACGACATCTAGTGGTCATTGTATATATAACATGAGGTGAAGAGTTAGAAAACACCACTAGTAATTATATACCATTGCTTTAATACACGGAATTTAATAACATatcaaatacaataaaacacagaaacagattcAGTGCAACATCAAGCTTTTATAAATATGCATTCATTTAACTTAAATCACCAGACGGTgacaataaataacattgaaATAAATAGTCTCAGACAATTAAATATATTTGAGTTGtgagaataaaaacacacaagttGAAATGCTAGAATTCTAATTGAAATTACTCCTGAAGGACTGCCTTGCACAGCCAGCGTGAcaagtgatcattttgtacagtGGAGAATAATTCCTGCAATTATTAAATGACACATCATGATGAAAGCTCATTTCCAATGTAAGCAAAACTGATGAACAAAACAGACATACAAGATCTCACAAAGGTTTCTCTCGGGAACACATTCACTTATAAATACAGTGATATGGCTTGTAACAAAAGGCTTGAATTCCATATTAATAACAGACCTGCAAGAGGAGCAGCATAGTAAACCTAAAAGGAAGATAGGTAAGCAGTCTTATCTCTTAAACACGACTGCATCTTTTCCCATTCACACATGGGGCCCATAAATAACATACCTGTTACTCTATATGTGTAAAGCATGGCATTCTATCTATTAAATTTATTTGTACTTGTTAATTATGCTTTCTAAATATCTTGTGCAGAAATCAATGAAGTCTCCATAACTGCAAATTAAAATCCCTAAATTCAGTAAACGTACAAGACAGATTCACTGAAATGAGAAGAGATGAGACATGTAATACTATTTTTTGTGCCATTTTCAATCTGACTCTAACGTCTGGCAATGtggggaaaaaggaagaaaaaaatctgtcagaccTCACTGGCTGTAGTGATGTACAGCCAGTGATGCACAacagccatttttattgacttttgtcaataaaaacagacagcTATAGATCCTGGTGGAGGTCgctgtgtgagagagactgaTAATCCATGCTTGATTTAGCTTGATGCCTTTGAGCAACTAGTCTCTGGTAGCGGGCTTGCTGCTGGTAATCTGGGTCCACATTTACCCAGCTGTTGGCCACCCACTTCACCCCACGTCTGACCGGACAGTCGCCATGAAGGGAATACTCATCTAACTCACCCATCCAACCTGTGGAACCcaggagagaaggaggaggaaaaggttTAGCAGCCACTGGAGGGTTAACAAGTACCAACTAGAAGCCTGATGAACCTTCAGATATACAACTTCATGATTTACTCTATCGATGTGATGTTTGCAGCACTGTCCTCACCATTTTACTGCAAGTTAATTATAAtagtgaaaaaataaagtacaccctctttcaattctaaggttttacatactggaacataataaaaaaaatcatgtggtCCTTCGGTAAATACAAGTTCAGATGAACATATTACACCgcgtcatttatttttaaaaatgaagccaaaatgcagacgtagtgtgtgaaaaaaaataagtacactgttactgcttccataggaatgaagagggtaagtagcagccaggtgctgctaatcaaattcacttgattaattgatcatcagcaagtgtaagaatctctataaaagcagaagttttggcagtttgccggtctggagcattcagctgtgtgttaacacaatgccaaagaGGACGTCCATCAGCAATGATAGGAAGGTTTATGAGGCCATTTCcagtttgaagtccatcattctgcagtgcggaagattattcacaagtggaaagcattcaagacagttgccaatcttcccaggagtggacatcaaAGCAatttcaccccaaggtcagactgcacAGTACTCAGAAAAATTGCTCAAAGATGTatgagctacatctcagactctataGGCCTCGGtaagcatgttaaatgttaaagttcatgacagcacaaaaGACTTaacaagtatgacttgtttggaaaGTTTCCCAGGAGAAAGCACCTCCTCTCGCAACAGaacggcttaggtttgcaaagttgtatctgaacaaaccacaaaacctctggaacaatgtcctctgGACAGACTAgagcaaagtggagatgtttgtccataaagaacagtaacacatttgaaaattaaatacagcatatcagcaaaaaaaacctcacacaACTGGTGGAGGGATGATAATTTGAGCTTTGCTTTGCCACATGGAGACCTTGCAGTCATTACTGAATTAACCATAAACTCCtgtgtataccaaagtattcttgaGTCATATGTgtggccatctgtctgacacctaaagcttggcccaaattggGTCATGTAACAGGACAATAATTCCAAGCACAGCAGTAAATCTACAtgagggtggctgtagctcaggaggcagagaagGTCATCTAcaaatcagaaggttggtggttcaaaatatccttgggcaggatattgaaccccaagttatTCTTCGATGTGTATGAATGTTGAAAGCACTTAGGTACAGGAAAAAAAGTGCTTCTATGATTGGATGTGAATgagtataaagtgctttgagtgtttgtgtagaaaagtgctctataagaaccagtaagaaccagtccatttaccatttacaacaGAGTTGCTGGAAAAGAATAGAATCAAAGTATTACAATGGACTCAAACCAACTGAAATGCtttacacacataaacaaatcACCACAAACCTCAATTAGATGAAGAAATGTTGTAAAGAATgagacaaaattcctccacatgtCAGAGTGATAAGACTCGCAGTTGTACAGAATACATTTACTTCAAGTTAccgctgctaaaggtggttctaaaaGCCATTCAATCATGGGGTATGCTTGTTTCACACACTGATTCTACTTTTTGGCttagctgtttttaaaaaaatggctcTGTAATATGTAATGTAATCTTGTTCATCTGAGTTTGTAGTttcctaattttaagacctttattatgtcctgatatgtaaaactttAGAAGTGAAAGAGGGcacactttctttttaccatgactgtataCCTGCAGTATATACAGCATATACTCATATGCTGTTAAGTTATTAAGAATATGATGTTTTCATTGCTGAAGACTGTTAGCCATGGTGCTTTTAAACCTAGCTATTTGTGTTGTGGATCTGGTGAGCTGTGAGGTTACATGAATGCTGTCTAATGTTGTCACAGTCAGTGATTTGTGATCCTGATAATTAAATAATTCTGTAGTAAATGAGCTGGTGTGCAGTGAttccatttaaatgtttcacaaaatatttttctgccaGTCATTCACGTGtacaaaaatcctttttttttttttttttttacaattcaataaaactgaactgaatagtAGACAAAATAAGCATACTGGACAGCTTTCTGGGTTTATGCATGCAATAAATAGAGCTAAACTCTTCTGTTCTTACCTCTGCCATCAGAGAGATGGTTGTACCACAGTAGAGCTGTCCCAGCAGTAGATTTAATTCTCAGATTCCCTCTACTACATGTCTCCTGGGTGTCTGTTAAATCAACTCCATCCTGGACAAGTGCctatgacacaaaaaaaaaactgtaaatggcTTCTGTCTAATCTAGTAAGTGTCAGATTTCTTGTCATGGGCTATCATCTGTCTGAATTACCAGCAGATGTACACACTGGAAAAAGGAAGACAAAATTTGCTGCTTTAGGACTGTTCATTATGAAGGCACACTCACCTGCTCCTCATAGGTACGATTGTCTGCCACAGGAAAGGTGGCTTCACCACCTTCCTCTACAGAGCTGAGGTAGAATAAAATGGTAAGATACCTGGAGTAACACAAGAAAGGAAGCAATAAATACAGATAACATGTAAGTTTCCCCTCTATTTAAAGATATATTGTTCTGTTGCACCAACAACATGAAACAGCCTTGTTAATACAAGTgcattttaaaagcagaatACAAAAATTATGTTGTAAAAAAATAGTTACATTACAATAGAAAACACACATACCGGCAAGGGACCTCTGTGAGAGCAGATGTGTTTCCTGCcaattgtgtgtgtgcacaagtAGTCTCTGAGTGGGAAGTGCTGCTGTCATAGTGGGCGTTAGTAAAGTCCCCGTGTTCATAGCGAATGACCTGCAGTGGTTCACTCAGTTCAACCAATGCAGAGGGCAGACGTGTCAGACTGGTAACTCTGTGTAAAAGTAAGAAATTCATAAATtaaattcataaataaatacacattaaaatttcagttaattcaattcaattttattcatatagttccaaatcacaacaacagtcacctcaaggcattttatcctgtaaggtaaagaccttacagTTACAGGAGTACGGTTAATTCACAGCacaataaagtgtgtgtgtgtgtgtgtgtgtaggtagtGACCTGTTCCTGAGCATGCGCAGCACATGGTGAGATCCTGGGCCTTGGTAAAGCCAGGTGTGCTTGCTTCTCTGTCTAAACCGACTATGAAGCTTCCCATCTTTCTCTTGTCCTGGATGCTGGGACACATCATAAACATGCCTAAAATCCCCCAGTGTCAGCATCCCTGCCAGACATACACAGAAGTAAGAAGAAACAAGTCTTTCATTTATGCAGTATCATGAGTCCAGTTTCAGTATGATGTAGTCTTGAATTCTACTAGAGGAAACAGTAGGCTATAACAGCTtctattctttcttttct from Archocentrus centrarchus isolate MPI-CPG fArcCen1 chromosome 7, fArcCen1, whole genome shotgun sequence encodes:
- the LOC115782635 gene encoding transmembrane prolyl 4-hydroxylase-like, which encodes MEAAQEYLKEQDEFNDSNNPSSPPYNSPFRSTRLHIQRSNVCSRAYFVVVMVFFHVYILNVIALLLYVHYNNGPGDLVSGEGGSSAADTDNGNSLPHPAPSSREIHAEDYSQSFSLPRIEGIRVGHVQRVSLVPDKTHEMKTLSLKPLLFEIPGFLSEEECRVVVQLAQLKGLMDSQATASSQGQEESNQPLLSLSTEEVFSLLDLNQDGLLQKHEIVSHSHSQDGTWLSPDNLRQILTGLESCPTGMLTLGDFRHVYDVSQHPGQEKDGKLHSRFRQRSKHTWLYQGPGSHHVLRMLRNRVTSLTRLPSALVELSEPLQVIRYEHGDFTNAHYDSSTSHSETTCAHTQLAGNTSALTEVPCRYLTILFYLSSVEEGGEATFPVADNRTYEEQALVQDGVDLTDTQETCSRGNLRIKSTAGTALLWYNHLSDGRGWMGELDEYSLHGDCPVRRGVKWVANSWVNVDPDYQQQARYQRLVAQRHQAKSSMDYQSLSHSDLHQDL